One stretch of Gambusia affinis linkage group LG05, SWU_Gaff_1.0, whole genome shotgun sequence DNA includes these proteins:
- the LOC122830483 gene encoding oocyte zinc finger protein XlCOF20-like has product MDPVLNLEVRVLLHRTDVQQQHVCKQERVLKQEEPEPPDIKEEQDEQNRTPTDEQGKPNKCQRDVILDTRHIKQENISRPDQEEPEPPQIKEEEKNPRHSQAENQLELNQETKAVSLTSANEEQHQSESEPNRNQLRRTSSEADTSPVSGSRSDTGSDQKPLQCSHCGKTFVCRAKLTAHTRVHTGEKPFVCKMCGKRFRTNDCLKRHVLIHTGEKPWICEICGNRFSQSYYLSVHTRTHTGEKPYHCEVCGKSFPSNSALRSHTSVHTAERPHVCEECGKSFGRKGTLDKHRRTHTGEKPYFCETCGKLFRDNYTLSQHIKIHAR; this is encoded by the exons ATGGATCCGGTTCTAAACCTGGAAGTTCGGGTTCTGCTCCACAGAACAG ACGTTCAACAGCAGCATGTCTGCAAACAGGAGAGGGTTctgaaacaggaggaaccagaacctccggATATTAAAGAGGAGCAGGACGAGCAGAACCGGACTCCTACGGACGAACAGGGAAAACCAAACAAGT GCCAACGGGACGTTATCTTGGATACTCGTCATATAAAACAGGAGAATATTTCCAGACCGgaccaggaggaaccagaacctccacagatcaaagaggaagagaagaatcCACGCCACAGTCAGGCCGAAAACCAGCTTGAACTGAACCAGGAGACCAAGGCTGTTAGTTTGACCTCTGCTAACGAGGAACAACACCAAAGTGAATCCGAACCAAACCGGAACCAGCTCAGAAGAACCAGCAGTGAAGCAGACACCTCACCCGTCTCAGGGAGTCGGAGCGACACAGGATCTGATCAGAAACCTTTGCAGTGTTCCCACTGTGGGAAAACGTTTGTGTGTAGAGCCAAACTGACGGCTCACACACGAGTTCACACCGGAGAGAAGCcgtttgtttgtaaaatgtgtGGGAAAAGATTCAGAACCAACGATTGCTTAAAGCGACATGTGCTAAtccacacaggtgagaaaccttgGATTTGTGAGATCTGTGGGAATAGATTCAGTCAGAGCTACTACCTATCAGTTCACACCAGAACCCACACCGGAGAGAAACCGTACCACTGTGAGGTGTGTGGGAAAAGTTTCCCCAGCAACTCCGCCTTGCGCAGTCACACCAGTGTCCACACGGCGGAGAGGCCACATGTGTGTGAAGAATGTGGGAAAAGCTTTGGACGGAAGGGAACATTAGACAAACACAGGAGAACCCACACCGGAGAGAAACCGTATTTCTGTGAGACGTGTGGAAAACTTTTCAGAGACAACTACACGTTATCGCAGCACATAAAAATCCACGCGAGGTAA